The window aaatgtcgaatctggaaaagcttaaatttactcctttagaatcaactggaaacaactacatgccatgggttataaaagtaaaaatgcatcttaaatcaatgggcattcttgaaaccataaatgaaaacaacacttgttctgaaaaagaacaagctacggcatgttgctttattcatcaacatattgatgaatgcttacaaaataattatgtgactgtagaagatccccatgttttatgggaaggtctcaaaagcagattcaataatcaaagagaaattttacttccagctgcaatggaacaatggagaacattaaggttccaagactttaagaaagtaaatgaatacagctcagctctgtataatacatgttcacaacttaaattctgtggacatgaaattagtgatgcagacatgatggagaaaactttctccacaatgaatgctgcaaacatcacagtgcaaagaaatttgagaatgctaaagttcaaaacatatcctgaacttaattcatatctcttagttgcagagcaaaatgatgagctattaatgaaaaatcagcaatcccgtcctactggtacacttgcaatccctgaagcaaatactgcaaataattataaacagggacaaggacgcgggcaaggtcgtggttataataaccatcaccatcatcatgccaaaagccataactatggtagaaaccatccttatggtaatggtaatggacgtggtcgtggtcgtggccgtggtggtcaaagaaatagtaatccacgaaaatataaatatcaaccacaaaacaagcccattaaacaagatgttgaagaaaattcttctaaaaattctgaagaatcttgctacagatgtggtagaatgggccactgggctaatacttgccgaacatctaaacatcttgttaagatgtatcaggattcgctgaaaggtaaagaaaaggaagtaaattttgtggataatattgatccaacagtcactgagaaaccatctgatttatatgaagatttcttgaatgtttaagttgtgtgtcttttgaaaaataaacgatttaatatcgtctgtctttgtcattatgtttgctaaatgtttcagtactatctatttgcgtttaaaatattgtgtaatattaatgtactcactatttatttcttatatatgaagttcaatatgaattttgctggaatacaacatcaatcaagtggtggagatctctgtatagcagacagtggaactacacacactatacttaaatccgagaaatattttattgatctaaaaccaacggaaggaactatacatacaatatcaggacctgctaacttgataaaagggataggaaaggcaaatttcatactaccaaatggtacaaaatttttaataaatgatgccttattttctcccaagtcaagcagaaatttattgagtttctccgacatataccttaacgggtatgattatcagtcagtgacaacagaaaatgagaaatatttaagtatcactgacaagagtcatgtggttgaaaaactgccaagacttagttctggattacattatacacatataaatgtaccagaaatacatatggtagttaacgaaaaatatattgatcctggtgtattcagtttatggcataacagattaggccatccaggatcaacaatgatgaaaaggattattgaatgtactcatggacatccactaaaggatagaaaaatccatcatgatacaatggttccatgtacatcttgctctcttggaaaattgataactagaccctcaccacttaaggttgagaaagaatcaccaatgtttcttgaaagaattcaaggtgatatatgtggaccaattcatccaccatgtggaccatttagatatttcatggttctaatagacgcatctagcagatggtctcatgtttgtctgttatcaagccgtaatgtggcatttgcaaaatttcttgcccaaattattaaattgagagctcattttcctgattacaccattaaaagggtgagacttgataatgctggtgaatttacatctcaagcatttaatgactattgcatgtctataggaattgttgttgaacattctgttgctcatgtgcatacacaaaatggtttagccgagtcattgattaaacgtttacagttaatcgctagaccattgataatgagaacaaaactccctgtatctatatggggtcatgcaattttacatgctgctgcattgattcgcatcagaccaagtgcaagtcataaatattcccccctacaacttgcttttggtcaagagccaaatatttcccatcttagaacatttggttgtgcagtgtatgttccaattgcgacaccacaacgtacaaaaatgggtcctcaaaggaggttgggaatatatgttggatatgaaacatcttcaatattaaggtatattgaacctatgacaggtgacgtttttacagcacgttttgctgattgtcattttaatgaaacattgttccctagattagggggagaaatgaaaaataaagaaaatgatgtttcatggtgtgaacctcaattaaagtatcttgatcctcgcacaaaagaatgcgagacagaagttcaaaagataatgcatatacaagaacttgcaaatcaattgcctgatgcatttacagatacaaaaacggtgacaaaatcatatataccagcagtaaatactccagctcgaattgaaattccaaaagctggcaataacgtcactcatgaatctttgccacgtcagaaacgtggaagaccaatcggttcaaaggataaaaatcctcgaaaaagaaaatcagctgataatgaagtaaaagaaagtgttcaagaagaaccacaaatcagtactcctactgcagaggagattgatgatgtcaatacagaaattgcaatcaattatgcatattcaaaaatattatggaaccgaaatgaaatgaaaaatcttgatgagaaattttcatttaatgttgcatatgacatcatgaataatgatgatgatccagaaccaacatctatggttgaatgtcaaaatagacatgattgggctcaatggaaagaagcaatacgagctgaattagaatcactcaataaaagaaaagttttcggatccatcattctcactcctaaagatgtgaaacctgtaggatacagatggatttttgtccgaaaaagaaatgagaaaaatgaagttacaaggtataaagctagacttgtagctcaaggtttttctcaaagaccgggaattgattatgaagaaacttattctcctgttatggatgcaattacttttaggtacttaatcagtctggcagtttctaaaaatttagaaatgcatctcatggatgttgtgactgcttatctatatggatcacttgatagtgatatatatatgaagatacctgaaggatttaaggtaccagaagcatcaaatgcaaaacccaaagaaatgtattcgattaaattacaaagatctttatatgggttaaaacaatcgggacgtatgtggtataaccgattgagtgattacttgataagcaaagggtatacaaataatcttacttgcccttgtgttttcattaagaaaacaacatccggatatgtgatcatagctgtttatgttgatgatcttaacatcataggtacaaataaagagatccatgaagccattcaacttctaaagaaagaatttgaaatgaaagatctcggaaaaaccaagtattgccttggtttacaaattgagcatatgcctaatggtttacttgtacatcaaacaacatatactgaaaagattttgaaacgtttcaatatggacaaggcaaaaccattaagtactcctatggttgttagatcactcaatgttgaagctgatccatttcgtccatgtgaagatcaagaagacattcttggaccagaagtaccatatcttagtgcaattggagctcttatgtatcttacaaattgtacaagacctgacatttcttttgcagttaatttgttggcaaggttcagctctgctcctaccaaaagacactggaatgggatcaaacacatatttcgataccttcgaggaactactgatttaggattattttattctaacgaatcaaaacaagatttggttggttatgcagatgcaggttatttatctgatccacataaagctaaatctcaaactggatatgtattcctaaatggaggtactgcaatatcatggcgttctcaaaaacaaacacttgttgctacatcgtcaaatcatgccgaagtgattgcattacatgaagctactcgagaatgtttttggttgagatcaatgacacaactcattactgattcttgtggactagaacgcgataaaagtccaacaactatctatgaagataatgcagcttgcatagcacagatgaaagaagggtatatcaaaagtgaccgaacaaaacacataccacctagattcttctcatacactcaaaatctcattaaggacaaccagattgaaatgagatatgtgcaatctagcaaaaactctgctgatcttttcacgaaagcacttccaactgctattttcagaacacacgttcataacattggcatgagacatgttcaaaagatgtaacagctgaagcgatgtctacttgagggggagtcaactccatgctgcactctttttcccttagctaaagttttttcccactgggttttctttagcaaggtttttaacgaggcagtaatttatagttgatcttcaacaaaataaaattgctatccaagggggagtgttataataataataataatatagatatggatagtcaattttggtgtatacatatagtcaattttggtacacaaagtatgtatttttatattgagattttaggctataaatactcatgaatgcaagcattaaacttgcaccatttctcacacttacaaagtgtttctttctttctctccattatcatcattgttcttacacttcattattagtattctaaatcaagaatcaaatcactaaaggtagttataagcctactgaattataacatcaagaatcaaaccactaaaggtagttataagcctactgaattataacatcaagaatcaaaccactaaaggtagttataagcctactgaattataacagaacCCTTGTATTCATGGGTCTCTTCACTATTTTATATGAGTCAAACAATTCAGAGCGGTAAAAAGCTGAACGAAACTGGGCTTGGGCTGAGAACGTGGGCCAGAAGGGTATATAGTTACAGTAGTATCTTTTTAGCAATGAGACAAGCTTaacacaaaaacagaaaaaaaaaaagaaaaaaacattCATCAAAATTTGTTAGCGCCTATACCAAAATTCACAAATTCCTCTTAACCTAGGGTTTACATCAATCCAATTTCACCCATAAAACACACACAGTAACTAAACGTATGTAAGATCACCGTCAATTTATAGAAATTCAATTCAATTGATGGAGGGAGGAACCAGCGGTGGTACTACGTCGTCGACATTATTAAGCGGCGGTGGACGGCAGCGGTTCGAGGTGGAGCTCCGACCTGGAGAAACAACAATTGTATCTTGGAAGAAGCTTATTAAGGACGCCAATAAAGCTGCTCAAACTGAAATTGAcagtaaaaatattgataataaagcggTTCCTGTACCATCTGTATCTATTCCTCCGGTTCCTGGTGCTGTGAATCCTGCGCTTGATACTCGCGTTGCGCCTATTTCTGTAATGTTCTCTATTTTAATCGATTCATGTTACTCGCGGTTTCAATTTTAGGGTTAATGAAGTACAGTCTGTATGAAATGTAGAGGGGGTATGCATGATATCACCTGTATTTTAGTTTTTTTATGTTTAATATTGTTTGTAATTTAATCCCGTGACTGTTTTCCGATCGTTTCGGATACGAGGACGGCCATAACTAGGCGATTTTGTGATGGCTACATAAAATAgtttatagttttaaaaaaaattaggtTAGGGTTTTACCAGAAATGAAATGAAGAATTGCTACATGAAAATATATACTGATACGATAACTGAGCTTATGATGTTGTTACTGCCCTGTTTTATTTTTTTGCAGGGGTTATTAGGGTTTTATTGATGATGTTTTGACTTGTGTAGGGGCAGTCTGCTGAAAATGAAGGCAACGATGCACCCGGTGGTAGCCGATTTAGTGCTGTCATTGAGAAGATTGAACGATTATACATGGTGTGGATTATGCTTAtgaatttatttatttgatttatgaTGAGGACTGATTGCTATCCAATCTAATGTTTAACGTATGTGTCTTGATGGTGTTATAATCATATACATTCAGGGTAAAAATAGTAGCGATGAGGAAGATCTTAACGATGTTCCTGATGATGATGAGTATGACTCAGACGACTCATTTATAGATGACGCTGAGCTGGTTAGTTAAGCTAGTTTTGCAATTTACATGTTCAGTTTTCTTGAATTTCATTACACTTTTTGTTTTCTTAAAATCCATACCTGTCTTCATTCTCTTTCGCAGGACGATTATTTCCAGGTTGATTATTCAGCAATAAAGCATGACGGATTCTTTGTCAACCGTGGGAAGTTAGAGCGCACGTTAGTTTCTTttcatgttattttgttttcacatTATGGCCCTTTTCGATTGAAGTTTACTCCCTTTGTTATAGACTATTGTACTTTGATCATATTCTACTTGCATGATATGCAATTTAGGTGGTACACTGGTACTAAAGTAGCACTCAGATAAAGTATTCTGCTTATTAAGTGCATATGTTGTTGAATGTTTTGTATTTGATTAAGCCTTTGGTTAATTTCATATATTCGTATAAGCACAGTTAAATGAAACTTAATACTATAGATCATTTGGCTATTaactattgtatgacacttagaatAGTTAATTGAGTACTTCAGTTGTTATACATGACTTCAATAATAGTGTTACATGACTCGATGTATAAATTGTCATTCTGGAAGCCTCACATAAATTAAATAATTCTCTTAATTGTTTCTTTAGTTTGCTGTAATAGTTTCTTCTGTTATTTACCTGCAGTAGAATGACTACTCGTCTTATTTGATTTTTTGTTCTTTTATCAAGTAGTTTCATAGTTTATTTTTCCACCTTTTTGTTAGTGTTGGTTATgaaatatagtttagttaaatATAATATTGTCGGATGTAAAATAAACATACTATTCCTTTTAAATAAATTTTTTTACGGAAAATAGGACTGCAATTTAAATTCACTCTCATAAGGCACTTAATGTTAGACTAATTTTGAAGCTTTCTGAACTAATGGTATTTTATATAGTTTCATAAGCGTGTTTGTGAAGAGATTGATTATATCTATGAGGTGTAAAATAATGGTATTCTTTAGACACACGTACAATATCTTCCCTGCTTTTAAGATGACAGCGGGTGGGAATAAGTAATGAATGGGGAACTAAATTAAAGTTGTATGCTCTTTTGGTTTGTccaatatttattttttatttctttttcaccACAACACGTGTCTATATGTGAAATTTCTTTTATTCGGGATAATTATTTTTTGTTTCCTTTTTTTTTCTGACTGCAGTATGTTTATCTTGATAGGAATGAGCCTACCGTTATTCCAACCGAGCAACCAAAAAAGAGAAGAAGAAAGGATTCAACAAAAGGTAACAGTGAGAACAACGATGGGAATATGCCAAATAaacaactaaaaattaataaaaaggaAGGGAAAAAAATAGTGCCATCTGTCGACAAGAATTCGACTACCCCATCCCGTAGCATAACAATACCAACAGTAACATCTGAAGATATGCGGTACCAGAGTCCAATAATAGCTCTTGGAACGGTTGTTAAGAAACCTTCCGATCCTAAGAATTTATCCGATCCATCTTCAACAAAGGTATATAATGGTGAAGGTAAAGTAACAACAAAGAACATTGACAAACAGAAAACTGGTGTTCTTCAAACTAAAAAACATGTTTCTAAATCAAAAGATGGTCTTCCAAGTCAGAAGACTGTTGACAAGGGTGGTGATGTGCAATTGAAGTCTCAAGGACAAATGACTAACAACTCAGAAGAGTTGAATCAATCAGCTTTGCCAAAGGAGAAAAACGTAATTCAACAACAGGCAGATATCAAGGCTTCTGATAATGCTCAGCACCCGGTGAATATCTTTCCTCTTTTGATGCCAATTTGATGTACTTGCATGTTTTTTTATGTTGATTATTACATAATGCTTTGACATTTTGATGTGCACTCACACATGCGAGAACACAAAAAATTAAAAAACATTCATCAATAGCAAGTTTTTTAATAATGGTTTTATACTTCTTCATGTCTTGAGGTAGTAGTGTGATATTATATTAATGCTTGTCAACACAGCATATTGGCGGCATGCATCTTTGGCTGCTTTTTTTTTAATGCGCTAACGCAAGGTGGTTCCGGAAGAGTCGTAGGAGAAATAAGGAAGGAAAAGATATGCCTgccaataaatatattttatataaatatgatAACTTTCAAGCAGTTTACTCAATTACTAAGGCTTTGTTCTAGAATTTTAATGATAAAATTTGTGGGAGACCATTACATAACTACTTTCCTTGTAAGCCTCAAGTCTTTCGCTTCACTAACAACCAGAAGTTGGTCGAGAGAAAGTTTTTGACAAACACTCAACATCATATTTAGTGGATTAGTAAAGACACGTTGAGCACTAGAGTTCTATTTAATAACTATAATTTGTTTTAACACTACCTGATAAACAAAAACATGAAGAAGACAAGCCTACTCTTCATGAGAATAGTAATGATTATATTATCATTACATTACCAGATCTTAGATTAGTATTTTGATTGAATCTTGCATGTCAGTCTAGGTCATTATAAGGATCATTTCTCAATTGTGCAAAAATTGGAGTTGGATAAGGGGACTGTAGATAAACAGTTATCCTTCTATATAAGTAGTTGATAACCACCATCTTGAGTTTTACACCTTTTTGTAAAGATTTGGTGGAAAACAATAGATCACCAAAAGTAAGATACCCTTTACAAGAATAAAATGAATATCAATTCATTGGTCAACCGATGTTACGTAATCGGTAATTCAACTCGATTTAGCAATAACAATAATTTATTTAATAACTCAATAAAGGTTTCATTTTTGGCCATATGGCCCCTTTCATTAATATGTATTCATGGTACATTTTGTTAGTATGATTGTACTTCTTGATATCTCACCGGTTAGCATAAAATTTTTGACCAACTTAAAATAAGCCACATCAGACATATACCGTGATTATACGTGTGACAATCTATGACATATGTGTCGTTGAAATATCGACGCTAGAGGTTATATCAGTGACTCCTTTGAGACTACTATTAATTACCTACTTACCTAGTGTTATGATTGACTCCGTATAGTTATAGAAGATTTTGGTATCATCTTTATCCTGTTATAATATATACTTGTTACTTTATTAGCCAGCGATTCGGAGGAATAACTGACGGACTGATGTTAATGAGCTTTCCTTTACATGTTATGTTTGTGAAATTAATGTATATTAAAGATCATTTACCTGTTACTTATTTTGATACGGAGTCTCTTTTAAGTTGTCAAAAATAGTAAGGCTCACATTTATCGTATTTTGAAAGAAATATTTTGCAATGTATTTTATTGATTCGTATATTATTTTAAAGCAGAAGACTCCACAAACAGTGAGAAAGGAAGGTTCAGTTACAAAAGCTAAAGGTGCAAATACGGTGCTTGAAAAAGCTATCAGGGATTTGGAGAAGACGGTTGCAGAAAGTAAGTGTAACAATTACCTTGTCTGTTCTCAATTTTAATTAGGTGGCAACATAGACCCATTAACTTGTGGATAGGGCTGGCTCAGGTTTCATTTATGTCTAATGGGTCAAATGGAATGAATATATACGTTTATTTTTTTATCAATCTTCAGGATATGggtctaaaggcacccaagataTGTCTATAATGCATCAACCCTCATTTATATTAAACAAATTATGAACAGAATAATACACTTCTTGCAATCATATATGGGCATATGGCACTTGAGATTATATGTTTATTTGACAAAGTGCTTCGAGTCAACTCATCTTGACTCAACTTGTTTTGACTTGGTACAAAAGACACTACCGTTTTGCTTCTTTGGTTCAAATTGTTTATGGAAATGGTTACATCATGTTGTTTAAATGTTCACAATTTTGACATTGCTACAGTAAGACCACCAAGTACAGAGGTTACTGAAGCTGATAATCCATCTCAGGCTGTCAAAAGAAGAATGCCTCCTGAAATAAAGCAAAAGCTGGCTAAAGTTGCTCGAGTGGCGGTAATATGCACCAAATTCTccctttattttcattttcatttaaatttaaatttaaatttaaatattcaAATGGCTCTTCTGTTTATTTTTTAAAAGACTAACATAACACTGGAGTACATATATATCTAATGTTTTAATTGGTGTTTTGTTAGCATGCTATTCGTGGAAAACTGTCAAAGGAGC of the Rutidosis leptorrhynchoides isolate AG116_Rl617_1_P2 chromosome 5, CSIRO_AGI_Rlap_v1, whole genome shotgun sequence genome contains:
- the LOC139847077 gene encoding ubinuclein-1-like, with amino-acid sequence MEGGTSGGTTSSTLLSGGGRQRFEVELRPGETTIVSWKKLIKDANKAAQTEIDSKNIDNKAVPVPSVSIPPVPGAVNPALDTRVAPISGQSAENEGNDAPGGSRFSAVIEKIERLYMGKNSSDEEDLNDVPDDDEYDSDDSFIDDAELDDYFQVDYSAIKHDGFFVNRGKLERTNEPTVIPTEQPKKRRRKDSTKGNSENNDGNMPNKQLKINKKEGKKIVPSVDKNSTTPSRSITIPTVTSEDMRYQSPIIALGTVVKKPSDPKNLSDPSSTKVYNGEGKVTTKNIDKQKTGVLQTKKHVSKSKDGLPSQKTVDKGGDVQLKSQGQMTNNSEELNQSALPKEKNVIQQQADIKASDNAQHPQKTPQTVRKEGSVTKAKGANTVLEKAIRDLEKTVAEIRPPSTEVTEADNPSQAVKRRMPPEIKQKLAKVARVAHAIRGKLSKELLNRLMSIVGHLIQIRSLKRNLQNMVDMGESAKKEKDAKLQQLKKEVDEMVKLRAPMMKPEAIEQQAAGSSDDFRENSTKEKVQKTKYATNDALEDKLCELYDLFVDGLDEDAGPQLRKFYAELAELWPNGCMDNQGIKRAIYRAKERKKALHVRKDQEKIKRKKLLAPNTETVTIDPISAGQVQPTSDKLATEISEPVRSISSSIAAANTAPRPPHGPTTDKQKQEKLKGNTNNQSNTTVSEVLVKKKAKRKHESELDLKKSTSAQGEEKGKTSKQIVGGVVKPATTQPPVGPTSGGGLPVQPVVNGTVDMV